Proteins encoded in a region of the Zea mays cultivar B73 chromosome 2, Zm-B73-REFERENCE-NAM-5.0, whole genome shotgun sequence genome:
- the LOC100281790 gene encoding uncharacterized LOC100281790 precursor, with protein sequence MDSTKLSALLALAMLALSSSPLALAWEKAEPECHSCESGSPPSTGVPLPPISIPSVPLPPVSIPSVPIPPVTQLPPVVGLPPVTLPPIPIIGGSPPKKGHRKACPPPPSPPTPTPTPTPSSDKCPIDALKLGACVDILGNEVHIGDANVKCCPLVKGIAGLSAAACLCTAIKAKVLDISVYVPIALEVLVNCGCEVPPGYKCT encoded by the coding sequence ATGGACTCCACCAAGTTATCCGCGCTGCTGGCGCTCGCCATGCTCGCGCTCTCCTCGTCGCCGCTCGCTCTCGCGTGGGAGAAGGCGGAGCCGGAATGCCACTCGTGCGAGTCCGGCTCGCCGCCCTCGACCGGCGTCCCCCTGCCCCCAATCAGCATACCGTCAGTCCCACTGCCCCCTGTCAGTATACCGTCGGTCCCCATCCCACCGGTCACCCAGCTGCCCCCAGTCGTCGGACTGCCGCCGGTGACCCTTCCTCCCATTCCGATCATCGGAGGAAGCCCGCCGAAGAAGGGCCACCGGAAGGCGTGCCCGCCGCCTCCGTCTCCCCCgacgcccacgcccacgcccacgccgTCCTCGGACAAGTGCCCCATCGACGCGCTGAAGCTCGGCGCGTGCGTGGACATTCTCGGGAACGAGGTGCACATCGGCGACGCCAACGTCAAGTGCTGCCCGCTCGTGAAGGGCATCGCCGGGCTCTCCGCGGCGGCGTGCCTGTGCACCGCCATCAAGGCCAAGGTGCTGGACATTTCCGTCTACGTGCCCATCGCGCTGGAGGTGCTCGTCAACTGCGGCTGCGAGGTCCCGCCAGGCTACAAATGCACTTAA
- the LOC100284748 gene encoding 36.4 kDa proline-rich protein precursor, which produces MATRRRQATAAATLAFLLLLSVSAASPSSSPPAVLTAAATSRKVLHWKQLGYPATSLFCPWNAVKFGACVGVLGAAGLQGGAQLGSKCCDVVQGLAAAEAGACFCTTVKEAVLGVPTEWDVGVGVLASACKTELPDGFKCV; this is translated from the coding sequence ATGGCAACCCGCCGCCGACAAGCCACCGCGGCCGCCACTCTCgcgttcctcctcctcctctcggtCTCGGCCGCGTCGCCGtcgtcctcgccgccggccgTGCTGACGGCGGCGGCGACGTCGCGCAAGGTGCTGCACTGGAAGCAGCTGGGCTACCCCGCCACCAGCCTGTTCTGCCCCTGGAACGCGGTCAAGTTCGGGGCCTGCGTCGGCGTGCTGGGCGCCGCGGGGCTGCAGGGCGGCGCGCAGCTCGGGAGCAAGTGCTGCGACGTCGTGCAGGGGCTCGCGGCGGCCGAGGCGGGCGCCTGCTTCTGCACCACCGTCAAGGAGGCCGTGCTGGGAGTCCCCACGGAGTGGGACGTCGGCGTCGGCGTCCTCGCCAGCGCCTGCAAGACGGAGTTGCCCGACGGGTTCAAGTGTGTTTGA
- the LOC103645857 gene encoding NEDD8 ultimate buster 1: MASEGAPTPAAERIRVVGKWAGALEVDLGSWTVSMLRAEVARRVGDGVEPECVGLIFGGRVLKDDPPASLREAGLKANAKVLSSLTSPDRAKEIDAQAAKAKAEEEHAAKLVRLWEAAKALSQRHTDGSYLAEEDYNLDLEDQSGQKVMFGSVDDKKALTMALMLHQKAKTQMKKGMYKEALDVLIMAEEAFSLCDPKLIEKVDNVPMLQLDIVWCYFVLRDVSCLEVAGARLEKARLGFERSHGKDSTRFRILQAGRQADLAIYVRLELLEGVVAYHNGHVEKARESLTSAHAKYLQLQVPDEAISMLMDMGYEARSAKRALKMTGYDIQSSVELLCEEREKKLRRREEDRVRQREILKQMAYGKTPMNKAVDMQKLKGLTAIGFEKYLAAEALRINENDADKALDLLTNPEQNCILQSKIQARRSRASCGFGAGSSRSRAAVARAAPAINNSQTLDNAPPHPADGDAPPHAADGGAPPHAADGDAPPMNNEEIANQDEIMIGEVAVDDEDEDANSHPVPARDASMESELANELKGDALDDYDIDVSNEGQAIAEYLSLLEAAPSSS, encoded by the exons ATGGCGTCAGAAGGGGCTCCCACGCCGGCGGCGGAGCGAATTAGGGTGGTCGGCAAGTGGGCCGGCGCCTTGGAGGTGGACCTAGGCTCTTGGACGGTGTCGATGCTGCGGGCGGAGGTGGCGCGGCGGGTTGGGgacggcgtggagcccgagtgtgtTGGCCTCATCTTCGGCGGCCGCGTGCTCAAGGATGATCCACCCGCCTCGTTGCGGGAGGCTGGACTTAAGGCCAACGCCAAGGTGCTATCCTCCCTCACCTCCCCTGATCGCGCTAAAGAAATCGATGCTCAGGCCGCCAAAGCGAAGGCTGAAGAGGAGCACGCTGCAAAGCTTGTCAGACTGTG GGAAGCTGCAAAAGCGTTGTCTCAAAGGCACACGGATGGCTCCTACCTTGCGGAAGAAGACTACAACTTAGATCTTGAGGATCAAAGTGGCCAAAAAGTGATGTTTGGATCTGTAGATGATAAAAA GGCTTTGACGATGGCTCTAATGCTTCACCAAAAAGCTAAAACCCAGATGAAGAAGGGAATGTATAAGGAAGCACTAGATGTGTTAATAATGGCTGAG GAAGCTTTCTCTCTTTGTGACCCAAAGCTTATTGAG AAAGTTGATAATGTGCCAATGCTCCAATTAGATATAGTATGGTGTTATTTTGTGCTTCGTGATGTATCGTGCTTAGAGGTCGCAGGGGCCCGCCTAGAAAAAGCACGGTTAGGTTTTGAGCGTTCTCATGGGAAAGATTCCACCCGCTTCAGAATACTCCAGGCTGGCCGGCAAGCTGATCTTGCTAT TTATGTAAGGCTGGAGCTTTTGGAAGGAGTGGTGGCATACCATAATGGTCATGTTGAAAAGGCGCGTGAATCTCTCACTTCTGCCCATGCTAAATACCTGCAG CTCCAAGTGCCAGACGAAGCTATATCAATGTTAATGGATATGGGCTATGAAGCACGGTCTGCAAAAAGGGCATTGAAGATGACTGGCTATGATATTCAATCATCAGTCGAACTGTTATGTGAGGAGCGTGAAAAGAAACTTCGTAGAAGAGAGGAGGATCGAGTGAGACAAAGAGAGATTTT GAAACAAATGGCATATGGTAAAACTCCCATGAACAAGGCAGTTGACATGCAGAAGCTGAAAGGCTTGACTGCTATCGG ATTTGAGAAGTATCTTGCTGCAGAAGCACTGCGCATAAATGAAAATGATGCTGACAAAGCATTAGACCTTTTGACAAATCCTGAACAAAACTGTATCCTACAA AGTAAAATTCAGGCAAGGAGAAGCCGGGCATCTTGTG GGTTTGGTGCAGGATCCTCGCGTTCCAGGGCAGCTGTTGCCAGGGCTGCTCCAGCAATCAACAATTCTCAGACTCTTGATAATGCTCCTCCACATCCTGCTGATGGAGATGCCCCTCCACATGCTGCCGATGGAGGTGCTCCTCCACATGCTGCAGATGGAGATGCTCCTCCAATGAACAATGAAGAAATTGCAAACCAAGATGAAATTATGATTGGTGAAGTAGCTgtagatgatgaagatgaagacgcAAACTCTCATCCAGTTCCAGCCAGGGATGCGTCGATGGAAAGTGAGCTTGCCAATGAACTGAAGGGGGATGCCTTGGATGACTACGATATTGATGTCAGTAACGAAGGACAGGCTATCGCAGAGTACTTGAGCTTACTGGAGGCTGCTCCTAGCAGTTCTTAG